Sequence from the Flavobacterium sp. TR2 genome:
TTAAATAATGGTTGGTTATTAAAATGTAATAATTATCAATTTTACTTATGAATGTGCTAATGATAAGTCTAATTGCATGATAAGTATTGAAAGTCAGTATTTTGTGATAAAATAAAAAATTAACAATTGAAGCAAAAAGCGCAAAATAAAACCCGACAGATTTTTAAAAACTGTCGGGTTTGCTATTTAATATAGATTAAAAATTTAGAATCTTAAGAAAATAAAACTTATGAAAAAACAACCGTCTTATTGCTATAAACCATTGTTTTCCTTTCGGCATGAAGTTTAATGGCTCGTGCTAGAACAATTCGTTCCAAATCACGGCCTTTCATGATAAAATCTTCTACAGAATGGATGTGTGAGACTCTAGCAATATCTTGTTCGATGATTGGACCTTCGTCTAATTCTTCTGTTACGTAATGACTTGTAGCTCCAATAATTTTTACGCCGCGTTTAAAAGCCGAATGATACGGTTTTGCACCTGGAAAAGCTGGTAAAAAGGAGTGATGGATATTGATGATTTTATTTTCGTAAAGCGAAATCACTTTTGGCGTGACAATCTGCATATAACGCGCCAAAACGATAAAATTGATCTGATATCTTTTCAAAAGCTCTATTTGCCTTGCTTCGCCTTCTTCTTTATTGTCTTTTGTAAAAGGAACATAGTGAAACGGAATATCGAAACGTTCAGCTATCGAACGCAAATCATTATGATTGCTTATGATCATCGGAATTTCCACACCCAATTCATCAGCACTGTAACGTCCTAAAATGTCGAATAAGCAGTGATCGTACTTAGAAACAAACAAAGCCATTTTAGGCTTCTGCTCCTGATTGTACAAATCCCAAGACATATTAAAATCGGCGGCAAGCGTTCTGCTGAATTCTTCTTTTATGGCATCAATACTATTGCCCTGATTGGTAAATTCACATTCTAAACGCATAAAAAATACATTTTGTTCTACATCAACGTGCTGGTCGATGTATGTAATGTTTCCTTCTACCTTAGCAATAAAAGTAGTCACTGCAGCAATAATTCCTTTTTGGTCCTTGCAATGAATAAGTATGGTAATTTTTTGCATTTTAGTTTTTTTGATTAGTGACAAAGGTACATAGGTTCAAAGTTACATAGGTTACTTCTTATCTTTGAACCTATGTGTCTCTGAACCTTTGAACCTCTAAATTTATTTTCCATCCTGCATAGCAAAAACCTTTTGCAATAAAGGCGTTGTTCTTGCAGAAATATCGTTTCTGATTTCTTTTTCTTCAACAGCAATCATTTTAAAAACACCAGACAAAGCTTGATTGGTTGTATAATCAGTCAAATCTGGATTTACTTTTTTAACTAACGGAATAGTGTTGTATTTGGTTATAATTTTTGTCCATACAGCATCTGCGCCAACTTTTTCGAAAGAACTTTTAATTACAGGATTAAATTTGGCGTATAGTGCAGTGGTTGTACTAGTTTGCAAATAATTTGTTGCGGCATTGTCATTTCCTAAAAGAATGTTTTTAGCATCTGTAAAAGTCATGTTTTTTACTGCTGTAACAAAAATTGGAGTTGCTTCTTTTACGGCATCTTCAGCAGCACGATTCAGCATTTTGATTCCTTCATCTGCGAGAGAGCTCAATCCCACTTTACGCAGGGTCGCGTCTACTTTCTGCAATTCTTCGGGCATTAAAATTTTTACAGCTTCGTTCTTATAAAAACCATCTACAGCAGTTAATTTGCTCACTTGTTGTGTAATTCCCTTATTTAAAGCTTCTTTTAATCCAGAAGCAATGTCAACAGTTCCGGTAGTTGGAATCTGAGATGCGATTTGAGGCAGTTGATTTAAAGTCTGTTGTACCTGTGCGCAAGAAGTAAGCGAAAATGTAACGGCTAATAGTAAAATCTTTTTCATTATGGGGTTTTATTTAAGTTTCAAAAATACTACTTATTCAAAAACAACGCCACAATTTTATTTTAAGCAAACTAACATTTTGTTGTAAACTTAACACAAGAGAACTTAGTAACTTAGAATCTCATTTTTTTTAGAATTTCAATTTACGGCCAAGCCATTCGAATATTGTCCTGCCAGTAGGTTTTACTCGAAATATAAACGGGCTTTTGCAGTATTATGGGGTTATTGTATGCATCAAAATATTGGACTCGAATAATTTTTTCATCGGAATCATCTTTCATATCAATGTTTCCTTCGGCATCATCAATCATTTTCTTTTTTTGAAGATATAAGGCTGGTTTTTCAATGCTAAATTCTGTAACAGCTTCTCCGTTTAATTTTAGATTGCATCCGATTAAATTCCCGCTGCTGTCAAGCGATTCAATTCTTCTCAAATAATTATTTTCATAATAATATATTTCAAAAGCAATTCGGCAAGACCCCAATTGAAGTTTATTGTTCTGCAATCGAAAACGAAGGATCTGTTTTTTGGCATTTGTAAATTCGATAGAGCCATTTCCCTGCGCATTAACATCCTTGCGCACTAGTCTAGCAGGTTTGGAGAATTGTTTGATTCGATTGGCGTAAATCTGATAATTTTCGGCAGATTGTGCAAAAGATGAAGCATATAGAAAAAGCCCTAGGAATAGCGTAAAAACAGATTTCATTATATCATTTTTGTGTAGGCAAGTTAGATTTTTATTTCTGCAATAAATCTATTTTCTCCTGAGTATTTTCAATATAAACCGACATTTCACTGTATTTCCATTTTCCTCTTTTCTCGCCCACAACAAACAAAGTTCCTTTTCCCTTAGGGCCTTTTATTGGAACTTGCACATCGCAAGTTTTAACACTATTGGAAGAAGTGACACTTCCAGAAACAATTCCGTCTGTTTCTATAGGAGAGCCAAGTTTCTCGACTACCAATTTATTGTTTTGCAGTGCCGTCATAGATTCTCTATACGCTTCAGAATCTTTTAATACAGAAGTAACTTCATAGAAAATTCCCCCTATAAACAAAGCCACTAATAATATAAGAGTTAAGCAGCCGCTGGGAATCAGCCATTTCCAGTTTCTGTTTAGCCAGCTTTTACTTTGCACTAATTCGTTAGAATCTTCCATAAATTTGAGTTTTGGTGAAATGACAAAGCTAAAATAAGGATAAAATTCTTATGTATTGAGAGTTTTTTGTGTAAAAAGATTTGATGCTCAAATATTTAAAAAACAGCTGTTTTTAAGGGAATTGTGATTTCAGCTTTTTTTGCTTTAGCTGGTAAAATTGAAAGAGGGAATGCATCAAAAGTATATTTGATACATTCCCTCAAAATTATTGGCGTAAATTATTGATTTACAATTGAAGTGTCGGGAAGCGATTCTTGATTTAAATTGGCATCTTTTTCATAAACATCTTGAAAGAAGCCAACTTCTCCATTTTCATTTACCAACGAAGTAAAATAAGTAATGTAAATCGGTACTTTTTTCGTCAGTTTAAAACTGTTTTCTACTTTGCCAGCCATAGCCTTATCAATTTTTGCCTGTGTCCATTCTGGATAATCTTGCAGCATGGCAACAGCCAGTTCTTTAGCCATTTTCACATTAATGCATCCGTGGCTGAAAGTTCTTTTTTCAAAATCAAATAAAGTTTTAGATGGCGTATCGTGCATATAAATGTCATCAGGATTTGGAAACATAAATTTTACTAATCCTAAAGAATTCTCTGGTCCTGGTTTTTGTCTTACTTGACCGTTAACGATTTCCATATTTTTTTCTGCAAGATAATTGGGATCTGCAGCAATTTTAGATTTCAACTCATTATTTACAATACTTTGTGGTACTGTCCAATAAGGGCTAAAAACAATTCTGTCAATTTCGCCATTAAAAATGGTTGTTTTGGTTAAAGGCGCACCAACAAAAACTGGCGAAGTCAATTGAATTTTTCCGTTTTTTACATAAATCAATTCAAAAGAAGGAACATTGACCAAAACATACTCATCGCTGGCAGCAAGTTGAGCCGAAATTTCACGACATCTTTCCATATTAAGTTTTAAAGTCGCAACCTTATCTTCAAGCGGAACATTCATTTCTTTAATATGTTCTTCAGCTAAAATGTAATTAGGTTTAAAACCATTGCGAACTTTATATTTCATTACAGCATCCATCAATTCACGATCATAAACATCGCTTTTCGAATCGGTTTTTAAATCACCCAACAAATATAAACGAGTTC
This genomic interval carries:
- the purU gene encoding formyltetrahydrofolate deformylase, which translates into the protein MQKITILIHCKDQKGIIAAVTTFIAKVEGNITYIDQHVDVEQNVFFMRLECEFTNQGNSIDAIKEEFSRTLAADFNMSWDLYNQEQKPKMALFVSKYDHCLFDILGRYSADELGVEIPMIISNHNDLRSIAERFDIPFHYVPFTKDNKEEGEARQIELLKRYQINFIVLARYMQIVTPKVISLYENKIINIHHSFLPAFPGAKPYHSAFKRGVKIIGATSHYVTEELDEGPIIEQDIARVSHIHSVEDFIMKGRDLERIVLARAIKLHAERKTMVYSNKTVVFS
- a CDS encoding cytochrome c oxidase assembly factor 1 family protein produces the protein MEDSNELVQSKSWLNRNWKWLIPSGCLTLILLVALFIGGIFYEVTSVLKDSEAYRESMTALQNNKLVVEKLGSPIETDGIVSGSVTSSNSVKTCDVQVPIKGPKGKGTLFVVGEKRGKWKYSEMSVYIENTQEKIDLLQK
- a CDS encoding DUF4197 domain-containing protein: MKKILLLAVTFSLTSCAQVQQTLNQLPQIASQIPTTGTVDIASGLKEALNKGITQQVSKLTAVDGFYKNEAVKILMPEELQKVDATLRKVGLSSLADEGIKMLNRAAEDAVKEATPIFVTAVKNMTFTDAKNILLGNDNAATNYLQTSTTTALYAKFNPVIKSSFEKVGADAVWTKIITKYNTIPLVKKVNPDLTDYTTNQALSGVFKMIAVEEKEIRNDISARTTPLLQKVFAMQDGK
- a CDS encoding murein L,D-transpeptidase, giving the protein MKTFYSFTVILGLSFFVFSFNSIEKSDFTYKNTKASNHLTVYNNSDDVNEISNDFFKRYSDLKKYKSDVMSLYKNRTLGTIWFDENEINEFGSVLYEKAKKTNDLIIPYQKEIDQLFNASSDKSTLSQTDADMLLSSLYVLYTKKSNTDKKKIAYDAMLKDFLNYSTIEEATTATADAKVEYDQYYKLQDVLKKYKRLEKSSKWKPIVPAETPYKDLRPDAVSSTIAQVRTRLYLLGDLKTDSKSDVYDRELMDAVMKYKVRNGFKPNYILAEEHIKEMNVPLEDKVATLKLNMERCREISAQLAASDEYVLVNVPSFELIYVKNGKIQLTSPVFVGAPLTKTTIFNGEIDRIVFSPYWTVPQSIVNNELKSKIAADPNYLAEKNMEIVNGQVRQKPGPENSLGLVKFMFPNPDDIYMHDTPSKTLFDFEKRTFSHGCINVKMAKELAVAMLQDYPEWTQAKIDKAMAGKVENSFKLTKKVPIYITYFTSLVNENGEVGFFQDVYEKDANLNQESLPDTSIVNQ